A portion of the Algisphaera agarilytica genome contains these proteins:
- a CDS encoding putative zinc-binding metallopeptidase, giving the protein MPRPTPAKSAASLSRLSDADLLDLRFCDLKLTIQPPLAKRIDRLYADLAEKGLPHFRPHCWLSSEWFSPDGVPGIAIPFYLAHPRLAKLEKSQMLSVEGGNEKDCLRILRHEAGHCIDTAYRLHRRKRWRELFGSFAAPYPDTYKPRPNSRKFVTHLDGWYAQAHPAEDFAETFAVWLQPRSRWKSQYRGWPALQKLEYVDQLMAEIAASPSPAPVRSRKQIESIRNDKRTLREHYRQKKLQYADAFPEFFDADLRKIFSDDKRFAHRPTAASFLRRVQPELRDTVARWTGTHAYTIDQVLRDMIDRCKELHLRLAVPESKARSEATMMVTVQTMNYMLSGHHPVAL; this is encoded by the coding sequence ATGCCGCGTCCGACCCCAGCCAAATCCGCTGCATCTCTGAGCCGGCTCAGCGACGCTGATCTCCTGGACCTGCGGTTCTGTGATCTCAAGCTCACCATCCAACCGCCGCTCGCCAAGCGTATCGATCGGCTGTACGCCGACCTGGCCGAGAAGGGGCTGCCCCACTTCCGCCCCCACTGCTGGCTGAGCTCGGAGTGGTTCAGCCCCGATGGTGTGCCGGGCATCGCGATCCCGTTCTACCTCGCCCACCCCCGGCTCGCCAAGCTCGAGAAGTCGCAGATGCTCAGCGTCGAAGGCGGCAACGAAAAAGACTGTCTGCGCATCCTCCGGCACGAAGCGGGCCACTGCATCGACACCGCCTACCGCCTGCACCGCCGCAAGCGTTGGCGTGAATTGTTCGGCAGCTTCGCCGCGCCTTACCCCGACACCTACAAGCCCCGTCCGAACTCGCGCAAGTTCGTCACCCACCTCGACGGCTGGTACGCCCAGGCCCACCCCGCCGAGGACTTCGCCGAGACGTTCGCCGTTTGGCTCCAGCCCCGCTCGCGGTGGAAGAGCCAGTACCGCGGTTGGCCGGCGTTGCAAAAGCTCGAATACGTCGACCAACTCATGGCCGAGATCGCCGCCTCGCCCAGCCCGGCGCCGGTCCGTAGCCGCAAACAGATCGAGTCGATCCGCAACGACAAACGCACCCTCCGCGAGCACTACCGCCAAAAGAAGCTGCAGTACGCCGACGCGTTCCCCGAGTTTTTCGATGCCGACCTGCGCAAGATCTTTTCGGACGACAAACGCTTCGCCCACCGCCCCACCGCAGCGAGCTTCCTGCGTCGCGTCCAACCGGAACTGCGCGACACCGTCGCCCGCTGGACCGGCACCCACGCCTACACCATCGACCAGGTCCTCCGCGACATGATCGACCGCTGCAAGGAACTGCACCTGCGCCTGGCCGTCCCCGAATCCAAAGCACGCAGCGAAGCGACCATGATGGTCACCGTCCAAACCATGAACTACATGCTCTCGGGGCACCACCCCGTGGCGTTATAA
- a CDS encoding GxxExxY protein: MGLDQGKQIESLAHEVVGAAIEVHRHIGPGQLESTYHRAIEIELGLRDIPFKSEVATPITYKDHPIGDGRIDVLIGDNEILLELKAVDQLAPIHEAQIIAYLKNTGCPLGFLINFNVPLLKEGLRRFANTRNSS; the protein is encoded by the coding sequence ATGGGATTAGATCAAGGCAAGCAGATTGAATCGCTGGCTCATGAAGTAGTGGGTGCTGCGATCGAAGTGCATCGGCACATCGGACCCGGTCAGCTTGAATCGACTTATCACCGTGCGATTGAAATCGAACTCGGATTACGCGACATCCCATTCAAATCAGAGGTGGCTACGCCAATCACATACAAAGACCATCCGATTGGCGATGGACGGATCGACGTGTTGATAGGCGATAACGAAATCTTGCTCGAACTGAAAGCGGTCGATCAGCTCGCCCCGATCCACGAAGCTCAAATCATCGCCTACCTCAAAAACACGGGCTGCCCGCTCGGATTTCTCATCAATTTCAATGTCCCGTTACTCAAAGAAGGTTTACGCCGCTTCGCCAATACACGAAACTCTTCCTAA
- a CDS encoding D-alanine--D-alanine ligase family protein, whose product MKKRLRILLLCHESLIPPDTVEGISDAEVAPYKTEFDVMATLREMGHTVWPIGIGSDLAVIKNAVDHLKPDIAFNLLEEFAGVGVYDAHVASYLEMIRLPYTGCNPRGLMLAHNKAVSKMICRYHRIPVPAFHVFPVGRSSAKLRRPKRLEFPLIVKSLTEEGSVGISQASVVHDEEKLAERVAFIHRQLRTDALVEHYIDGREVYVGVLGNDRLQTLPPWEVHFKDLREGAPKIATSKVKWDENYQKKIGLTTEHAKDLPGNLETTLPKLAKRVYRALQLSGYARMDFRLTDDGRAFLLEANPNPQLMYGEDFAESAEFVGIQYEALLQKLLSLGMRYRLVGQA is encoded by the coding sequence ATGAAAAAACGCCTCCGCATCCTGCTGCTCTGCCACGAGAGCCTGATCCCGCCCGACACGGTCGAGGGGATCAGCGACGCGGAGGTTGCGCCTTACAAAACCGAATTCGATGTCATGGCCACGCTCCGCGAGATGGGCCACACCGTTTGGCCGATCGGCATCGGGTCGGACCTGGCGGTCATCAAAAACGCCGTCGACCACCTCAAACCCGACATCGCGTTCAACCTGCTCGAAGAGTTTGCGGGTGTCGGGGTCTACGACGCCCACGTCGCGTCGTACCTCGAGATGATCCGGCTGCCCTACACCGGCTGCAACCCACGCGGCCTCATGCTCGCGCACAACAAAGCCGTGTCCAAGATGATCTGCCGGTACCACCGCATCCCCGTGCCGGCGTTCCACGTCTTCCCCGTCGGGCGGTCCTCGGCCAAGCTCCGCCGGCCCAAACGCCTCGAGTTCCCACTCATCGTCAAGTCGCTTACCGAGGAAGGCAGCGTCGGCATCTCCCAAGCCTCGGTCGTGCACGACGAAGAAAAACTCGCTGAGCGTGTCGCCTTCATCCACCGCCAGCTCCGCACCGATGCGCTGGTCGAGCACTACATCGACGGCCGGGAGGTCTACGTCGGCGTCCTGGGCAACGACCGCCTGCAAACCCTGCCGCCCTGGGAAGTCCACTTCAAAGACCTGCGCGAGGGTGCGCCCAAGATCGCCACCAGCAAGGTGAAGTGGGACGAGAACTACCAAAAGAAAATCGGCCTCACCACCGAACACGCCAAGGACCTGCCCGGCAACCTCGAAACCACCCTCCCCAAACTCGCCAAACGCGTCTACCGCGCCCTGCAACTCTCCGGCTACGCCCGCATGGACTTCCGCCTCACCGACGACGGCCGGGCCTTCCTCCTCGAAGCCAACCCGAATCCCCAACTCATGTACGGCGAAGACTTCGCAGAATCCGCCGAGTTCGTGGGAATCCAATACGAAGCCCTGCTGCAAAAACTCCTGAGCCTTGGGATGCGGTATCGCTTAGTCGGGCAAGCTTGA
- a CDS encoding YkvA family protein — translation MGLLRKIGPLGRALAFWRILRDKSVPWWGKVTFIAASLGYIASPIDMMPDFLLGIGWLDDLIVLPIFAWFFGKKLPEWQCQWGMRDDEPER, via the coding sequence ATGGGACTTCTGCGGAAAATCGGACCGCTTGGGCGTGCTCTCGCGTTTTGGCGGATCCTGCGCGACAAGTCTGTGCCGTGGTGGGGCAAGGTCACGTTTATCGCGGCGTCGCTGGGGTATATCGCGAGTCCGATCGACATGATGCCGGATTTCCTGCTGGGCATCGGCTGGCTGGACGACCTGATTGTTCTGCCGATCTTCGCGTGGTTCTTCGGGAAAAAGCTGCCCGAGTGGCAATGCCAATGGGGCATGCGTGATGACGAACCCGAGCGGTGA
- a CDS encoding SMP-30/gluconolactonase/LRE family protein, translated as MKILPLVAVLAWFGVLSNAAADDTSIIPAGAVAEIVSDGGYKFTEGPALAPDGSIYFTDIPNNNIHRYDPETGETTLFTGDSGGANGLMFIGGYLYACAGKNRSVDIYTGGPKPDTPWQIDAPPATHQITHYGENRLNSPNDLAFSTDAIYFTDPRYGNRDGLELPSEAVFALTDSGVQEQYAVTRVVDNLVRPNGIGISPDFKTLYVADNGDKKIWAYPILEPGQVGEGWVLNDLGDYEKGPDGMTVDHLGRIYTTIYNEGVLILSPEGERLGFIETGPQTTNCVFGADGKTLYVTAEKSLKRVVLNTGK; from the coding sequence ATGAAGATTCTCCCCCTCGTAGCGGTTCTGGCGTGGTTCGGTGTCTTGAGTAACGCGGCGGCGGACGACACGTCGATCATCCCCGCGGGCGCGGTGGCCGAGATCGTCTCCGACGGCGGCTACAAATTCACCGAAGGCCCCGCCCTCGCCCCCGACGGCTCGATCTACTTCACCGACATCCCCAACAACAATATCCACCGCTACGACCCGGAGACCGGCGAGACCACGCTCTTCACCGGCGACTCGGGCGGGGCGAACGGGTTGATGTTTATTGGCGGCTATCTCTACGCCTGCGCCGGAAAAAACCGGAGCGTTGATATTTACACCGGCGGCCCGAAACCCGACACCCCTTGGCAAATCGATGCGCCTCCCGCCACTCATCAGATCACCCACTACGGCGAGAATCGTTTAAACAGCCCCAACGATCTGGCCTTCTCGACCGATGCCATTTATTTCACGGACCCCCGATACGGAAACCGCGATGGCCTGGAACTTCCGAGCGAAGCGGTCTTCGCCTTAACCGACAGCGGTGTTCAAGAGCAGTATGCCGTCACCCGTGTCGTCGACAACCTCGTCCGCCCCAACGGCATCGGCATCTCGCCCGACTTCAAAACGCTCTACGTGGCTGACAACGGCGACAAGAAGATCTGGGCCTACCCGATTCTCGAGCCCGGCCAGGTCGGCGAAGGCTGGGTGCTCAACGATCTCGGCGATTATGAAAAAGGCCCCGACGGCATGACCGTCGACCACCTCGGCCGCATCTACACCACGATCTACAACGAGGGCGTGCTGATCCTCTCACCGGAAGGCGAACGCCTCGGCTTCATCGAGACCGGCCCGCAGACGACCAACTGCGTGTTCGGCGCGGACGGCAAGACGCTCTACGTCACCGCGGAAAAGAGTCTGAAACGCGTGGTGCTCAACACCGGCAAGTGA
- a CDS encoding Gfo/Idh/MocA family oxidoreductase — protein sequence METPLRFGILGTGNIAHQFADGVAHARHSSIAAVGSRSDESARAFGAEYEINNAMCFGSYDQLIACDAIDAVYVSLPNHLHAPWTIKALEAGKHVLCEKPFAMDTAEAEAMFAASQRTGKRLMEAFMYRCHPLMDAVRDEVTSGSIGELRMIRASFCYRTSNIDQNVRFQPDIGGGALMDIGSYCLSFARFIAGREPSAAHIVGHQHATGVDDYATAVLRFDEDPAQPEPLRGTITAALTFGMTVQLNNTAHLGGTDGHLQVPIPWKPPASGGTYILGGQTPPRQDLADGKPGPPEPKAVTIASPAPLYGQQADAFALAVHAGTPMPVTRDDTLGNMRLINELNRQLRAAF from the coding sequence ATGGAAACTCCCCTGCGATTCGGCATCCTCGGCACCGGCAACATCGCCCACCAGTTCGCTGACGGCGTCGCCCACGCCCGGCACAGCTCGATCGCCGCGGTCGGTTCACGCTCGGATGAATCCGCGCGAGCATTCGGCGCGGAATACGAAATCAACAATGCGATGTGTTTTGGAAGTTACGACCAGCTCATCGCCTGCGACGCGATCGACGCGGTGTACGTCTCGCTGCCGAACCACCTGCACGCACCGTGGACCATCAAGGCCCTCGAAGCGGGCAAGCACGTGTTGTGCGAGAAGCCGTTCGCGATGGATACCGCAGAAGCCGAGGCGATGTTTGCTGCTTCCCAGCGCACGGGCAAGCGATTGATGGAGGCGTTCATGTACCGATGCCACCCGCTTATGGACGCGGTGCGTGATGAAGTGACTTCCGGCAGCATCGGCGAGCTGCGCATGATCCGCGCCAGCTTCTGCTACCGCACCTCCAACATCGATCAAAACGTCCGCTTCCAGCCCGACATCGGAGGCGGCGCCCTGATGGACATCGGCAGCTACTGCCTGAGCTTTGCCCGCTTCATCGCCGGCCGTGAGCCCAGCGCCGCGCACATCGTCGGCCACCAACACGCCACCGGCGTCGACGACTACGCCACCGCCGTCCTGCGTTTCGATGAAGACCCCGCGCAGCCGGAACCGCTGCGCGGCACGATCACCGCGGCACTCACCTTCGGCATGACCGTCCAGCTCAACAACACCGCCCACCTCGGCGGGACCGACGGCCACCTGCAGGTCCCCATCCCGTGGAAGCCCCCCGCTTCGGGCGGCACGTACATCCTCGGCGGCCAAACCCCGCCGCGTCAGGACCTGGCCGACGGCAAACCCGGCCCGCCCGAGCCGAAGGCGGTGACCATCGCCTCGCCCGCCCCGCTCTACGGCCAGCAGGCGGATGCCTTCGCCCTGGCGGTCCACGCGGGCACGCCGATGCCCGTCACCCGCGATGACACACTGGGCAATATGCGGCTGATCAACGAGCTCAACCGGCAGCTGCGGGCGGCGTTCTGA
- a CDS encoding PP2C family protein-serine/threonine phosphatase, translated as MPSHVPQLQHAVLTDVGRKRLANEDAVSADTRLGLFVVCDGVGGRPSGEAASQIVSHTLAHALRRRLRGLKKLDEELLKKLLFESAVTMNEQMYLHSQAVPALVGMGCTMCAALFDARTMFYMHAGDSRIYLLRDGQLMPLTRDHTHTQQKFKTQIDTGDLIDVGERRLLMEYIGSPEQLNPTVDTIPLQAGDRVLLCSDGLTDPVDDDELFDLLSFHADPAAAAQALVETANNAGGPDNITVAVIDYEGYRPVTAADRVPPTKTPPELPHGIAGKTRDALALLEADLNWLKQGALESAHPKKLTALAAAKRRLGTEAYREFLVRHPNQSASHVFHQCCTNPESDWRKQYQAHLAQLEVPLARITAGGIRLSPVLKGDETARIYRDLWNGWRRVEQRYFFTCQRDAIHDTEQTLNILIDHMLHSVQTLTGLLYFLPRFMRESRAPRAETK; from the coding sequence ATGCCCAGCCATGTTCCCCAACTTCAACACGCGGTGCTGACCGATGTCGGTCGGAAGCGACTGGCCAACGAAGACGCGGTGTCGGCCGACACGCGTCTGGGGTTGTTCGTGGTATGCGACGGCGTGGGCGGGCGTCCCTCCGGCGAGGCGGCGTCGCAGATCGTGTCGCATACCTTAGCTCACGCGCTTCGGCGTCGGCTGCGTGGGCTCAAGAAGCTGGACGAAGAGCTGCTCAAAAAGCTGCTGTTCGAGTCGGCCGTCACGATGAACGAGCAGATGTACCTGCACAGCCAGGCGGTGCCCGCGCTGGTGGGCATGGGCTGCACGATGTGCGCCGCGTTGTTCGACGCCCGCACGATGTTCTACATGCACGCCGGCGACTCACGCATCTACTTGCTGCGCGACGGCCAACTCATGCCGCTCACCCGCGACCACACGCACACCCAGCAGAAGTTCAAAACACAGATCGACACCGGCGACCTGATCGACGTCGGCGAACGCCGATTGCTCATGGAGTACATCGGCTCGCCCGAACAGCTCAACCCCACTGTCGACACAATCCCGCTTCAAGCCGGCGACCGCGTGCTGTTGTGCAGCGATGGGCTGACCGACCCGGTGGACGACGACGAGTTGTTTGACCTGCTGAGTTTCCACGCCGACCCCGCCGCGGCGGCGCAGGCGTTGGTCGAGACGGCCAACAACGCCGGAGGTCCAGACAACATCACGGTGGCGGTGATCGACTACGAGGGGTATCGCCCGGTGACCGCGGCGGACCGCGTGCCGCCGACCAAGACCCCGCCGGAGCTGCCGCACGGGATCGCGGGCAAGACGCGTGATGCGCTGGCACTGCTCGAGGCCGACCTGAACTGGCTCAAGCAGGGTGCGCTCGAATCCGCCCACCCCAAGAAGCTCACCGCCCTAGCCGCGGCCAAGCGCCGCTTGGGCACCGAGGCGTACCGCGAGTTCCTGGTGCGCCACCCCAACCAGTCGGCCTCGCACGTGTTCCACCAGTGCTGCACCAACCCCGAGTCGGACTGGCGCAAGCAGTACCAGGCCCACCTGGCCCAGCTCGAGGTCCCGCTCGCCCGCATCACCGCCGGGGGCATTCGGCTCAGCCCGGTGCTCAAAGGCGACGAGACCGCTCGCATCTACCGCGACCTGTGGAACGGCTGGCGGCGGGTCGAGCAGCGCTACTTCTTCACCTGCCAGCGCGACGCGATCCACGACACCGAGCAGACGCTCAACATCCTGATCGATCACATGCTCCACAGCGTGCAGACACTTACGGGGCTGCTCTACTTCCTGCCGCGGTTCATGCGCGAGAGCCGTGCACCGCGGGCGGAGACGAAGTGA